The region ctttcaacaacttctttgcctctgtacttccgcctcgacagatctctgcctgaactctttgcctatacaaatgtctgtgtgtgtgcgtacacctgtcctttttcccccctaagggaagtctttctgctcccgggattggaatgactccttaccctctcccttaaaactcgttatcattttgtctttccctctccttccctctttcctgaagaagcaaccgccggttgcgaaagctagaaattctgtgtgtgtgttttatttattgtgcctatctaccggcgctttcccgcttggtaagtcttggaacctttgtttttaataaattgtgCCAGTATTTGTCAGTACATTTTCTCTTTCACACTGGCACAGATACACACCTATGGATGAAGCTACTGTGAGCTTAATTATTGGACTTCAAGTAGACAGTGACAGCGAAATCTCATTGTGAGGTTTTGAGGATATAACAGATGAGGCAGATTTATACTACAGATACAGCAGCTTCAGGCATCAGCAAAAACTCTTAACGAATCAGCAGTTGAGGTAGACTGGTGTGCAGAAGAGGTGTTCAGCCCTTACATATGGATTAAAAGTGGTTGAAAATATTGAAGTCCGTTTTTTTCCCCCCCAATAGGGCACATTTTTGttcctgtgtttctctttcatttggaatctatgtgtgattttaattatttttattaatccaGCATAATATTTGAACATGCTGGTGCATTGATTAAAAACAAAAACGGAATAATCTGTTTCTATTTGATGTGTGATGtggtcaaaaatttatttttcactacaagatttaaTAATATAGTGATCAGTCTTTTCAAAAATTGAATGTTAACAGCACCCACACAGCAAGACTTTAATCAACAACCAAATTCATAGTAAGCAGACATATTGCCCACTGCACTACTTCAGCCGATGGTAGGTGCTCTATTTTAATGGTATGGATGCTTGCATGAAATACTGGAACTTTATTTTGGTCCATTAATTGCCAACAAGGGGGCACTAGGGCGAATCACTCCAAGATTTGATACCTAGAACCCTAACCTGCACAAACATATATATTGTTTCAAAAGTCAACTGCTCCCAGTAGAGACCTCTCTCTGTTAGGTATTAGATCACACACCAAAATCTATTTTCATTTCCTATGTTTTCCATAAAAATCATCTGTTAACAGTGAGTTTTTTTATCTGCTGAACATCCAGATCAAGTTATTAGATCAAAATACATTACCCTTGTGAGCGGTCCATTGCTGTTGCTCGAGCGGCTTCACGTAGACTGACACCTTAACAAAATCTTTACTTATATAGACTTAACTGTTGCATCCTCGAGCTCCCAGTTCTCAGCTGACGCTACCTGTCAGAAATTTTCTAAGTCCACTGTCTGGGTGTTATCCCATATGCATGCTTCTTTACATAcggtacagcattgtatgtaaaACGATTTACTCAACTCTATTGTAGACCTctgcgatctggtatggatcccacatacttgagcaatattctagaactggccacacaagtgatttgtaagtggTCTCCTTTGCAGATTCCTTGTTTTTgccagtattctactaataaaccgaagtctgccacctgctttactcatGACTGAGCCCATGTGGTCAGACAATAAATCAACCTGGACTATTGTTCGGTCAATGCTCGGAAATTTTGTGGAGCAAATCAGATTTATACCAGTACATACCCTTACAAAAtaaccaagtatttgtatgagttggcagattccaatagtgactcattgACATTGTGATCATAGgatataacatttttcattttattagGTGCAAAATCTTACACTTTCGAaggtttagagcaagttgccaacctTGAAACCCACCATTATGGGAAAGTGTTTTGGCAAACACTTTAAATATTTCACGAACCGCCTGGGGTGCCATGAACCCCAGATTGGGAAATGATGCCATAGTAAAATGGGCAATTAAAACAATAAAGAGTTCTATATCTTGTAAACTTAATAATCGAGCTTTAATGTGGTATCTCGCAGAGTAACATTTAGCTTTggccaggagcatgtagaagaactgtGGCCGAATTTGAAAGAATATTTGAACAAACTTTAGACAAGACACATGCTTACTGGAAGAGTTCGTGATGGACAGGCCCTCCACAGTACACTGTTACAATTAAAGTGCCTGCATGTTTGCAGCCAGGCACCCACATGCAGAGGCAGATGGCTCATGCACATcacacaacaacacacaaacacTGTGTGATGGGGCTGCCTGCCAGCAGATGATCTGATTGGAGCCTGTGCCCCATGGGACAGCAACGCGTTTTGTGCTTCTAAACAGTGAGACAATACCACACGTTTAAGTTTCCATCACTGGTGGCACCAGAAGATTAACATTTGGGGTTCAGAATCAGTTTACAAtaagaaattactggcaactgaaacAGATTTTTATTCTATTAGTTTCTGATTTAGCCACAATAGCACATCAGGTTATATTTAGTTTTCCCTTTCAATTGGACATAAAGGACATcgaggaaagaatagcagtgggaatgaaactGCATGCTTTTCCTCAGAGACATCCTAAGCTCTAAATTGATCTTAGTGAAcattaagatgaaaatctacaacacagtacgGGTCAGAAATGTGGAATGTTACTAAGCCAGAACAGGAAAACAACTAATATTTGAAAGAAGGGTAATGAGGAAGAtgtggggaccagttttagataatggagaatggaggaggaggaataaCGAGGATATCTACCTTCTGATGTGACAACCAACTATcccacagaagataaagagcaaaaagaatacaatgggtgggtcATGTCTCCCATATGCCAAAAGGAAGACAGGTGAAGATGGCACTaaaggggaaaccaaacaccagtcTGAAAATTTTTACCATTTTCAAAGCTATATAGCATCAAGCACAACTCAAACTTTTTGATCACTTACTTGTAAgcaagccacccccccccccccacaagggtTAATCGCACCAACAACTTCTTCCCATTAGAATTCTGCACAACTTAAGATATTTCTTTTATTGGAATTGAGAGCAGGCTTTAATTTCACAGATTTGAACTTTATTTCAAAGTTGAGTTTAACTGGCCATGATAGCAAAAAAATTTCCTTTGTGGTATCACATGTCAAACTCTGCGAACCATCAAAGTGCATGGGAAAGGGTATGCCACATTTTGCCAATATTACGGCTCCCCACAACTGCATTTGCAGATGGATCTTTTTTAATCGCTGTATtcctaagtactggccagcccctctatctttgTCATTAATACATTGTTTTAGCTTGCTCAAAACGAACCACATGTTACAGCAGTATAACTATGTGTATTTTAACACAGAGAGAGATTACTAATAAAATATAGATGAAAGTTGCGAAATGCTTCTATGTAGATGTGGTCAAATATTAGGCAGGGATGGAGGTTCCAACTTCATTATCAATACATGCATTGTACTCTTGAGGAACAGTCATACAGCTATTTTATTGCAAGAATTTGTCACAAACAAGGACTTTTTGTGATGCAAACAGATCAAGGCCTACTTGGGACAAATAGCTGAACACCAGTTACAGTGAAGCTGCAGAAATTTGGATTTTGTCAATATAATGACAAGAGAATCTTGTTACTCAGGGAGGCCAAAATTGTGAAAAACATTGTTAGTTTTATAAACAATACTGAAATTATTTTTCAATGCTTCTGCCACAATTGGGTAGCTCATTGTTAGCATCCTCTTACACCATACCGAGCCACACTGTGAAACCACCACAGGCCCATTTTTAAAAACTAGATAACCAAGATCCTTTTACCTGTTTACACTGCAATGTTTGTAGAATCCACAGCCAGCAATAAAATGTTGATATCAAAATTTGAATTTTGCACTAAACAAAATATGCAGTATTTACGCATGTCTTGTTGCTGAACAGCTGCTAAGACCTCAAGCCATTGGAGGCTAAAGAAAATTTAACTAAACACCGTAACCAAAAGTTAAGGCGCTTTGGCAAATCTTCCTATCACAGAAGTTTACATCCATAGCATTTAAGTTCCAACTAACGATCTTGTCATACATGTCGCTTGCAGAGCCAAATGTTTCAATTTCTTTGAACTAAGTCAACAACATGGATGAAATACAGTATGTTAAATGCACCGCAAATTTACTACCATGACTACAAAACATATGAAGCTTTAGGTAGCATGTGTCTCAACAATATGCAGTGCTCAAGCTGTCAATAACATAAGAAATGAAAAATGATACCTGAACTTCCTCCAGATCTGGATAGAATATCTGTTCACATATTAGCTGTGCTATTCTGTCGCCACGCTGAACGTTGAAGGGCTTATCCGAATGATTAAAAAGAACAACGCCAACATTTCCTCTGTAGTCCTCATCAACAACACCAGCTGTAACATACGTGGAAATTTTTTTGTAACTGATAACTATGATGCTGTAACACAAGAAAGATGAATATCTGTATACTACCTCCGACGTCTATGTGATGTTTTAAAGCTAGACCTGACCGTGGGGCTATTCTCCCATAGCAACCTTTAGGTAGTTGTATCTTAATATCAGTTTTTACAAGTTCTTTTCCACGTGGAGGGACAACTATATCATATGCACTGCAAATAAGATGTGGAAGAGCAACGAATTAAAAAGGCACAAATATGAGAATTAAAAATACTGTCTTAAGAAATTACTGTACAGCAAGTGTCTTCACTGCAAGAACACGAACAAGGGCAACTTCCATACAAACCTTTTCAGGTCATATCCTGCTGCTGTTGAAGATTCTTTCGAAGGAGCAAATGCATTTTCCGTTAGCTTCACAAACCGGAGTGTTGCAGTGGCAATAGGCATCTGGCAAGTTGTAGCGTACCGTGTACAACAAGATTAAAGTCCTTATGCACAAGGATCTCGGTCCTCTGTGACTTCCACCTCCAGCTTTCGCGCGTAAACAATTCTTGGCGCGTTCGGCACAAAGAATTCATATAACGTCTGTTGCCGCCGTTTTAATGCCAACTTTCAGATACGAAATGTTCCAGCATTTATTTTTGCAATAATCGACCTTTCCTTAAAAATTAATTGTATTGTCTTCTTGTAACAAAACAATACAATCATTGCAGATGCTTAGAATGGTGCCTTCAGTTAAATTTTAACTACACATCTACTGCATACATATATGAAATTAGAAAATTCAATTTCAGATTCAGTGTTTTGTATGTCAGAGCTTTAGCTCCACCTCTTGTAAGTAGCGTACTATTAAGCTATTGATTTTTAGGTTATTCTCATTCGTTAATGTTTTAATACTTGTTCGTAATAGAATCTCCATTTTTAGAAGGTTTATCAACCGTTTATTTTGATGTCAAGCGTTTTTGGAGCATGTGTGAGAGTCTGTCTTTCCAATCCTGTAGAGGTGTGGGGGGAAACATACGTGTTACAAATCTACTAGACAGTTTAGAACACTGGTTCCAACTAAATGGGTTAAAATTGAATGTtgaaaaaacacatttactactgttTAAAACTAAAAACTCTAAGATAAATTAAATTCATATTACTTGCAGAAACCAGGAACTGAGAGAACCAGACTGTGTTAAATTTTTAGGAATATATTTGGACCAAAATCTATCCTTGTCTTCACATATAGAATACTTAGCAAATAAGTTAACAGCCTGACCTTTGCTATGAAGATTTTGTCATATTCAACTAGGATGGAGGTAAGAAAAGTAGTTTATCACAGCTGTTTTGAAGCTGTTATAaggtatggcattatcttttggggtaatacaagcaatatcattaaaatattaaaattataaaaatcaaTTGTTATAAATATGTGTACCACAAGACCAAAAGAATCTTGTCGCCCACTGTTAATAAATCTACAAATTTAAAGTGCCCCCTAtttgtacatctatgaactgattatttttgtatacagtaaccctaagttattcacagacaacaattttaagcatcaatacagcTTCCTACTCTCAGGTTAAAGTTATATGCACAAACCccagaatatatgggcatgaaaatctacaacatgctaacaaagaaacaaataaacagcatggagctagggcaactgaaaccaaagCTGCACAAGTtattagtggagaaatgttattactccgtagaagaatttatgaatgatgatgtgaaagtctgagcaaggaaacatcacctgtaaattaagcttagcagttttgtgtcaaataaataattgtaaaaatatgttCACTACGTAAATGCTGTTGTTATATATTGCTTTGTAATACATGTAAACTGGAGTGCTGATATATTGTTTTTGTAACATGTATATACAAATTGTAAtggtaatgtaaatgtaatgtcGACGAGTcccagtacatcagatctgtgatttgactttgtatgttgtggaataataaaaattatgATTCTGATAGCTCCTTGGGAGATTTTTCTTACCATACTACGTGTTTACTATTTTTTATATTGCACTGGACCGAGGTGAATGACAAGCCCCTGGCCTGCTGTAATGTTTGCCACTGCTGTTCCCATTGATTGTATGCCTCTTTTTTGTGTGTCAATATCGGTTCCCCAACCGCGATGTTTTCTTTTGCAAGACAGCCTcctgtttagttatttatttacattttttgcatgTAGGCCATTAATCTGATTTCTTTTGCAAACGTAATACATAGGTTGAGTAGATTAATTACATACAGTAATGGTACATACATTTGTCTTAGTATTCTAATTATATTGCGTGTTACAAGAGACGGCAAGTAGATTAAGTTCACTGAgtgaatataaacatttatttgctATGAAGGCTTTTAACGTCCTTTGAAACAGCTTTGGTTCACAAGCTTTCAAAGCTTGCGTCATCTTGTTGAACCATATCTACCCATTAATATAAGGACTATTGTCAGTTATTTTTGATTTTGCCCTCTGCCTGAAGTAGTTACCCTTACTTATAGTATCATAAGTATGTGTATCAGCACACTTATTTAGTTTGTTTTTATTATTCAGAAAAAATATGTTAAGTTTATACAAATACAAGGAAAATACtgttagatatacagggtgagtcgttaACTATTGGGACCaacaataactccaaaagtatgataggagcttaaaagtttgtgggacaaatgttgcatagtAGAGTGGGGGCCATAATattatgttggttttttgttgctggatggggtcgcttcagagacatgaaggacaactttgtttttttaatggtatgctatagtttggtacgtcttttctgatagtggctatcgagacaaatgcaatgatgtgtaacagtaaggtctttgaaggtcggcGAGGTTACAAAGGTGGCATCAACGCCCATTTACATaaggtgttagaagtgatgaccattggcatcagtgcagtgctgcaatcttcttatcatggattgagtgattttccttatcacttcagcacttgtcgaagcacatgcatggacacccatcgtgttgataccacattatgtttcttgttcctaaaggtacactcctggaaatggaaaaaagaacacattgacactggtgtgtcagacccaccatacttgctccggatactgagagagggctgcacaagcaatgatcacacacacggcacagcggacacaccaggaaccgcggtgttggccgtcgaatggcgctagctgcacagcatttgtgcaccgccgccgtcagtgtcagccagtttgccgtggcatatggagctccatcgtagtctttaacactggtagcatgccgcgacagcgtggacgtgaaccgtatgtgcagttgacggactttgagcgagggcgcatagtgggcatacgggacgccgggtggacgtaccgccgaattgctcaacacgtggggcgtgaggtctccacagtacatcgttgttgtcgccagtggtcggcggaaggtgcacgtgcccgtccacctgggactggaccgcagcgacgcacggatgcacgccaagaccgtaggatcctacgcagtgccgtaggggaccgcaccgccacttcccagcaaattagggacactgttgctcctggggtatcggtgaggaccattcgcaaccgtctccatgaagctgggcaacggtcccgaacaccgttaggccgtcttccgctcacgccccaacatcgtgaagcccgcctccagtggtgtcgcgacaggcgtgaatggagggacgaatggagacgtgtcgtcttcagcgatgagagtcgcttctgccttggtgccaatgatggtcgtatgcatgtttggcgccgtgcaggtgagcgccacaatcaggactgcatacgaccgaggcacacagggccaacacccggcatcatggtgtggggagcgatctcctacactggccgcacacctctggtgaccgtcgaggggacactgaatagtgcacggtacatccaaaccgtcatcgaacccatcgttctaccattcctagaccggcaaaggaacttgctgttccaacaggacaatgcacgtccgcatgtatcccgtgccacccaaggtgctctagaaggtttaagtcaac is a window of Schistocerca gregaria isolate iqSchGreg1 chromosome 8, iqSchGreg1.2, whole genome shotgun sequence DNA encoding:
- the LOC126284573 gene encoding deoxyuridine 5'-triphosphate nucleotidohydrolase-like, with amino-acid sequence MPIATATLRFVKLTENAFAPSKESSTAAGYDLKSAYDIVVPPRGKELVKTDIKIQLPKGCYGRIAPRSGLALKHHIDVGAGVVDEDYRGNVGVVLFNHSDKPFNVQRGDRIAQLICEQIFYPDLEEVQELEDTDRGSGGFGSTGTK